CATGTCCCCCAGCTCGTCGATCACGCGGTCGACCGACTGCTCGCGAGCGGTCGGATCGTCCAGGTGCTCGCGGACCAGGTTGCTCGCGATCTCGACCGAGGTGAGGCCGAGGTCGCTGCGCAACTGGCGGACCAGGGCCGCGCGGTTAAGCGCGACCTGTGACTTGCCGTGCTCGGTGATGCGCTTGACCTCGTGGTCGGCCTGCACCGACATCTCCTCGGAGATGGCCTGTGCATCGGCCCGGGCGTCCTCGCGGATCTGGCTGCCCGCGGCCCGTGCCTCCTCGACGGCGTTCTTGTGCGCCTCTTTGGCCTCGGCGAGCCGCTTCTTCGCGTTCTCGCTCTCCTCGATCTGCGTCGCGATCGTGGTCTGCTGCGACTTCATCGCCTTGCGGACCGGGGGTGCGACGTAGCGGACGAGGACGAAGATGATCACGAAGAAGCCGACGAGTTGTCCCAAGAAGATTCCCATGGGTCAGCTTCCCTTCGCGCTGGGCTGCGGGGCGTCGGCGGAGAGCCGGTCCACCGAAGCGGCGAGTGTCGAATCGGATTTCACGTCGAAGCCGAGCACCCGGCTGGCGAGATCCGCCGACAGGGTCCCGACCTCGGAGCGTGCCTGCGTCGCCGCCTGCTCGCCCTGGGCGTTGAGCTGCGAGGTGGCCTCGGAGAGAACGGAATCCGCCTCGGCCGTTGCCCGCTGCTTCATCTCGTCGAGACTCTCGCGGCCTTTCGCGCGAGCCTCGTCACGGATACCGGTGGCCTCGCCGCGAGCCGACTTCATCGCCTCGCGGTACTCCGATTCGGCGTGCTCGAATTCCTCGGTGGCGGCACGGTTGTCCTGCGACGTCTGTGTCACCTGATCCTCGCGCTCCTCGAGCACCGCCTTGATGGGCGGCACGACGAACTTGCCGATCACGGCGAGAACGATGAGGAAGATGATCAGAACGACGAAGAACGTGCCGTTCGGGATGAGGAAGTTCTGTGCGGCGAGCGCCATGGTGCGTTACCTGATTCCGTGTCTACCCGGTCCCCGACGTGTCAGGAGGCCGAGATCGGGGTGGCGAACACGAAGAGAGCCATGAACGCCAGGTTGATGAAGTACGCGGCCTCGACGAGACCGACGGTGATGAAGAACGGGGTGAACAGTCGGCTCTGCGCCTCGGGCTGACGGGCGATTCCCGCGATCAGCTGAGCACCGGCCAGGCCGTCGCCGATGCCGGCTCCGATCGCGCCGCCGCCCAGGATCAGGCCGCCGCCGATCAGTGCACCCATTCCAATCGTTGGATCCATGTGACTTTTCCCTTTCGGTGTACTGGCACCGCCGGTGCCAGTTGTGGTGCCGGCCGATGCGGTCATCAGCCAGGTCGTGGTGGCCGATCGGAGATCGGCCGGGTCGGGTCCGGCGGGTGCCGGACCGTGGTTCTAGTGCGCGTCCTCGGATTCCATCGACTGACTGAAGTAGAGGATGGTCAACAGGGCGAAGATGAAGGCCTGGATGAGTCCGACGAAGAGGTCGAACAGCTTCCAGACTGAGTTGGGGGCCCACATGATGTAGGGCGGGAACAGCGTGATCAGCGAGACCATGATGCCGCCGGCGAAGATGTTGCCGAAGAGTCGCAGCGAGAGCGAGACCGGCTTGGCGATCTCCTCGATGATGTTGATCGGCGCGAGTCCGATGACGTGACCCTTCACCAGCTTGACCGGGTAACCGATCGGTCCACGCTTGCGGAAACCGGCACCGTGGTACCAGACGAACACGGTCAGTGCGAGCGCATAGACGAAGTTGATGTCGGAGGCGGGCGGCTTGAGCCACTCGGCGGCGACGCCCTCGGAGTTCCCGTACTGAACCGGCAGGACGGCCAGCCAGTTGGAGATCAGGATGAAGATGAACAGTCCGACCGCGAGCGG
This window of the Williamsia phyllosphaerae genome carries:
- a CDS encoding F0F1 ATP synthase subunit B gives rise to the protein MALAAQNFLIPNGTFFVVLIIFLIVLAVIGKFVVPPIKAVLEEREDQVTQTSQDNRAATEEFEHAESEYREAMKSARGEATGIRDEARAKGRESLDEMKQRATAEADSVLSEATSQLNAQGEQAATQARSEVGTLSADLASRVLGFDVKSDSTLAASVDRLSADAPQPSAKGS
- a CDS encoding F0F1 ATP synthase subunit C; its protein translation is MDPTIGMGALIGGGLILGGGAIGAGIGDGLAGAQLIAGIARQPEAQSRLFTPFFITVGLVEAAYFINLAFMALFVFATPISAS
- the atpB gene encoding F0F1 ATP synthase subunit A encodes the protein MTVVFNLAAEAEESDSKIEVGHHTVVDFLGMSFNLDTIIGTSVAAIILIGLAFFLRAKITSRGVPNGVQLFFEAVTNQMRGQIESSIGMRVAPFVLPLAVGLFIFILISNWLAVLPVQYGNSEGVAAEWLKPPASDINFVYALALTVFVWYHGAGFRKRGPIGYPVKLVKGHVIGLAPINIIEEIAKPVSLSLRLFGNIFAGGIMVSLITLFPPYIMWAPNSVWKLFDLFVGLIQAFIFALLTILYFSQSMESEDAH